ttaaatagcgtggaaccgccggctcaacagcattcacatcccttttatggagcttctgatctcgcttgcagagactggtagtaaacacatgatactgcccgccattgagctgctttaggttggtctggtatcccccctgctgctgcttctgctgatgaccctggccggactgctgattaaagcccccttgaagattctgagaattggaatttgagccgccgcccgggccatgaaagccgccggcgcctgagccgccgcctggcccattgttgccattaaaagcattggaatttttgaaggccttcatgattgcgcagtctttccatagataagtggccggcttctccatagagccatgccttggacaaggttcattcaacaactgctcaagcgtcgggcctgacccccCGGCTCGAGGAGGTGGTCTTCCCTTGCGACGGTGGTTGTTGCCCTGTgcattggcgttggccacaaactccatgctgccatcagccttacgtttgttacctccctggctcgccgggttatgctgagggcccttgccattgccgttcttctttcccttccctgtcctttcatcatccgacgcgggatccttggtactatcagagtcggcgtacttgaccaaagccgccatcagcgtacccatatcattgcaatcgtgcttgagccgcccgagcttcatcttcaggggtgcaaaacgacaattctgctccaacattaagactgcagagccggcatccatcttatcagatgaatgtattatctctttgacctggcgaacccaatgggttgtagactcaccctcctgctgcttgaagttagtcaaatccacaattgacatagattgcctacatgtatctttgaagttttggatgaaccgggcttttagctccgcccatgacccgatagaattaggcggcagtcctttcaaccaagtgcgggcagttccatccaacatcatggtgaagtatttggccattgccgcttcgctgacctccagcaattccatagccatctcgtagctctcgatccatgctccaggttgtaaatcagccgtataattaggtaccttcctaggtcctttgaaatccttgggcagacgttcattacggagagccggcaccagacaagggacgcCTCCGGTCCTTGTAGGTATACCCGCGttgatagaagccgtcggataagccgggagcggctggtaagccgtcaactgaggcgcctgctccgcctcttgccgtgctctatCTTGGTCTACcacgttaaaggctccattatgagccagGCCGTGGCCcgctggcaagtcacggcgtcggacattgcttgagccggtcgctgagatcatgtgtctgctataactagggctccggcctggacgaggggttgaatgaatcctgtcccggctatatgaatatgcctcctgttgcgccagagccgtctgaaggagttctctgacccggcgggtttcgaccgccgttggagagtcgccctcgattgggagagccgccagtcgcgccgccgcggcgaccatgttttccaacgggttggcataatgacccgatggtatcggcacgtactgaggcggggtagtgttcacccggggaggccccatcacttggggctgaattggcgttccagccccgggcgcTGTGATCTCtagcgggttactgggccctacaccaggcgtgttgaagaggtttcgaggatcgtaaaccggagggactcgagattgagccttttgatgcctccttctcatgatctcattggacgcgttctgatccatcatgagccggaaagactgcgcctgaatcagctgagtctgggcgtcgagagccgccctctctgcagccatcctgatcccttccgccgccagatcctccttggcttttgctagatccagctttaactgtgccacctccgcatcatgctgagcttgatctgctggggcgaccgtagcggttaacagggctgtcatcttgtctgtgagatccattagcacctgagccggcgagtgcacagggcctcctgccccggcggtggggttttgaacaggttgtgcgccggccataaagattccaacccggctcggcggctcaaggggtccggaataccgtcgccatcggaacaacccctgagcctgccatcttgaagttggtataacgagtttgtctcatccgtggacgactcgccgtcagagcgggcggccgtctcatcgccagatccagatccttcagagagtcctccatggacgcatcccacgaaagcacgcttcaaggcaggcagagtccgggcgggtcgtgcacgctgagccgtctcgatgagatcggcgcagaggtccggctcagggtccggctcaccaatcttgccaatgaagacatggattccgccaaaggggacccggtacccgtactcgattgagccggcgtcggggccccagtttgcatcgtcgatgtagagcttgccgcggcgactcttggtcatccggcccacagcgtatcccttgagcccttcgaagctgccctccaagaactcaaatccaccgtgcgctggccccacggtgggcgccaactgtcgtggaattgtcacggcagatgtcctcgtgcaaggacttagtcgtggagccatcgcagctatgaagcttaaaggggttaaacgggacaaaggacacgaggattatactggttcggccccttacggtgaaggtaaaagcctacgtccagttgaggtggtattacttagggtttcgatgaccaggagctaaaccgctctgcttggttatcgatctgttgtctcttgtcctcaaccgccgccgggtcgtccctttatatagagaggttgacgcccagcggctctcagagtcccggccggcttataacagtgtccggctcggactcttaactactcttgccttacactacaagtcttgccataacggcggtttatcactacgggccttaagccgcctccgggtcttaaccccattattgaaccgccatcgtcaagcttggtactgggcttcacgtgatgatcattatgacgtaacccggcccctcctgggcgggtgactctaatggttatatcctcaacagtacccctgactaaaaaaatttagtctcaagactagttttaacCCCTTTTTAGtgaggggtgcttggaactttagcctcttaaagagactatttttagtcagactaaaataagtctcttggatccaagcaccctcttaggcAGGTTGTAATGCTAGTATCATAACTAGTATCATGCATACCAACTAGGTAATTTTGATGAAGTGTCATaaaattaaatgaagaaagagagggttgagtatcatatcatgatcCCGTATCATAATAAATACTATACTACTATgagtcatgcatggcaataaataaagtactacatgatactaaaatatgatactatgcattagggaggtagtatcatatactagtatcatatgcatgatgcTAGTATAAGATACTCCCAACTACAACCAGCCTTACATGAATTGATGAGTTTCTTTTTTATTCTTGCATGTAAAGATTTAATGCGCCTCGGAATCTCAAAAGGAGATGGAGATGAGCCGTTTAAATTGGAAAAATGAAAAAATTGAGATAAACCCTATAAGTCGAAAAGGAGGAAGTATTAGGGATGGAACGATATAATGATCAAAGTATAAAAGGGTTCTTAATGTTTGCCTTGGAACACATGAAACGAAAGGTTCGCAAAGAGTTATGTTGTCCGTGTCGTAAATACGAAAAAAAATGAATATGTATATGGCCAGTTCTGGCAAAGTGGATGCTCATTTACTCATGAATAATTACATACGGTGGAAACGTCACGGAGAGGAAGATGCTAACGAGGTAAATGAAGAAGCGGAAAATGAGACTACCCACACTGGGAATAACATAGGtggtaacatcacacatctctAGGCAAAACAGATGATGTGGCGAGTAattaatgaggaaagagaggcatgtggtaacataactagttactgtaacatcacacaaACCAAGACAAGATGAGTATACAATCtaataaataaagtgttgcatgacaccacacatatgttacttcccactatagaggtagtaacatagactaataacatatactccctccatcttAGTTTACAAGGCTTGCACGTGTATCTAGGTCGTCAATTTAACTTATATAAAATAAATTGTTTAACATAAAAATTATATCACTAGAAAATAGAATATCTAAAGTTTctaatgatatattttttgtaatgcatgcctcttattaagttggtcaaattaacaacctaggtacacgtgcaagacttgtaaactgagatagaGGTAATACATGTTACTAGTGTAAGTTACTACCAACTAttaggctagccatagtgggggtaacataagtagtaacATGCACTTGAGACTCGTAAACATGCTTATGTGACAGACAATTAAAGAGaagagagatggttatagtaacataggtagataccgtaacataataaatgtgatgctactatgtgtcatgcatggcaataaatgagaccatctatgatactatgcactaccgatgtagtatcatacactagtatcatatgcatggtactagtatatgttactccccactatgaccagccttactACCAATTGTGACTAGTCCGAAGAGCAAGAAAGGATGGATCCCCATTCCCGAGGAGGCCGGACATGATGAAGAGGCATTTTGGCAAATCTGAATTTGCAGATTGCCTCGGCAACCTCCAAAAAAATAAATCTGAATTTGCATATTGCCTCGGCAACCTCCAAAAAAATTATATAAGAGTGCACTCCATTACGACGTATTGGAGGCTGCCGATTTGACGGATCTGCGAAGAGGCATTTTGGGAAATCTGAATTTGCAGATTGCCTCGGCGACCTCCAAAAAAAATTATATAAGAGTGCGCTCCATTACGTATTGGAGGCTGCCGATTTGACGGATCTGCTAGAGTTACTCTAATGACATCAATTTTATGTCACTTGAAGCATATATACAAGTCAAACGCCTGTTGTAACAAATCAAGCCGAacattttgaaacggagggagtacttccatAGATAGTTCATTCGGTCTAACTAATTAGGCTGCCACTGCAACAGAAGTATATTTGACCGTGGTGGTCGCAAGTTGGAAACAGACAAGTGCTCCATAATTCAGACGAAAAGCAGGAAATTTCCATCGCCAGCGAACACAGTATTCCACACGGTTTGCCATGAGCACCCAATGATGGTGACTGGCAAACCAAGAAAATAGTGTGACTGCAAACCAAGAAAATAAAGTGTTCCTGCAACAGTTGTTAGCATCTTCCCTTTGGATATCTTGTTGGTCTTCTAGGTCAGCACCTCCATACAATGAGCATGACATGTAGATGAGTCACTTCTAATAATAGGTTGATGACAGCGAATAAAGATGCCTAATCTTCAAAAAGCTCCTTTTGGAGTAAAAAGTTGGACCCAGATTTCTTCTACAAAGCTATACTTGATATTCAAGTTATTTTTCCTTGCCAATGTGCAAGTCTCTGTAACTACAACTTacgtagtactccctctgtaaacaaatataagagtgtttagatcactactttagtgatctaaacgctcttatatttctttacggagggagtacattacAATCCCTTCCATTGTTGCCTCAATACAAGCTACAAATTATTATCCGGCTAGTTTACAACAGGTAGCATAGTGTTTTGAAAAATGGAACAAAAACAGAACAACTTCCAAGCTTCATACGAAACATCAAGCTGAAGTTCTACATGTACATTGATTATATACTTCAGTTATCCACATTTCCCACACACAGACACAGGCACATGTGATAGTATAGTGCAAGTATTAGTTCCTTTAGATTTAAAAATGTTGTATACCTTCATTTTGAGCATGCAATGAAAGAACTTTTGGACAAAACTGGCCAGACATATATGGGGCTGCCCAATTGGAAGGCGATTACCTAGGGCACGTGCACTGATATCGAAACAGGATTCGACAACTCTCCACTGCCAAAGCTTGCAGCACGCCTCAATGAGCTGTTACCTACCAAAGAATGATCAACCACCCTCAAGCTAGTCCCTAGCGACATTGCTGACGGCATTTGGCTTCTTTGGCACATCTTGACAATCAAGCTTGCTTTCTTCTTGGCGCGCTTTGTTCCAGTGAGCATGATGTTCTGTATTACCGTATTCAACCCTGGAATCTTTGCTACTCTCCGAACCAATGTTGAGCCACCACGGCGACATATCTCGTATAGAGCGGACACTGCATTCTCCTTGCCCTTTGGAGTTCCCCGTCTCATTAATCCAACGAGGCTACTGATCACAGTTTCAGAGCTCCCAACAAGATGCACAACAGAAGGCTGCTTCATGAGCAGAGCCAGAGCACCAGCAGCTTCCTCCGACACGGTGTCGTTCCTCAGTGACTCGATTAAAGCTACAACTGCACTTGACTCAAGCATCCGAGCTGAGCTTTCTGCATGAGTTGAGAGGTTGAAAAGTGCCATCACTGCATCTTTCCTCCCCCTTGGCGTCCCTTTTTTCAGCATACAAGCCAGCTTCTCCAGAGCCCCTGGCTCATTCATGATCATCTTCTTGTAATCATGGACCACGGAGAGACTAAACAGAGTTGCTGCTGCATTCTCTCTGGCCTCTGTAGTCCAGCCATTCTGCAACACGCTGACGATAAGCCACAAGCAACCCTCCTGTTCCATAATCCGCGTTTTGTTTGGCTCGTAAATGGAGAGATTGAGCAGCGCCGTCACTGCGTTCTCTTGCGCAATCTGATCTGATGACAGGAGCAGCCTGCAGAGCAACGGGATTGCACCGAGCTCGGCGATGAACGCTCTGTTCTGTTTCCCAGCCTTGGCCAGCAACCTAATTTCCTTGGCAGCAACTGCCTTTGAGCTATCTGAACTCTCCACCAGCATCCTGACCAGAATCCTGGCTGTGGCTTTATTCGCCTCGATTGCCGCCTTGCTGCTGCACGCGGTGGCGACGCATTCGGCCATCCCCTCGTTGCTCTCTGGGGAATCATACTGGAAACAATACATCCCACACCACTGTGATATCAAACTGCGGAGCGCACGATTCGGCACAAGGCGGTTGTCTGCCAGTGCCTGCCCTGAATTTGGGCAGGTGGAATGGCCCTCCCCGATCCACTGTATGATTGATGGCCGGTCATACGTCTGGCCGGTGGACGCCACCACAGGGTCGCGCATCAAATCCAAAGAAATCGGGCAGGAGAACTCCTTGGGCACCGAGAAGGAGGTGTcgtcgcagccgccgccgccccacgaTGGAAGCCGCTGCAAGTTTCCCGCCGACGGCCAATACTGGGCCGCCTTTGCGTTGCCAGGGTCGAACTGCGAGAAGAGGCTGTAGCGGAGCAAGGCGAGAACACCACCGACGAGCAGGAGGTCGGTATCCTCTTCTTGACTCAAGATTTGTTCCTCAAGGTAGTCGATTTCAGCTTGGCAAGATGCGGCGTCAGAGATGCCGACGTCGGAGAGGAGCGACTTGAGCGGAGGCGGCTGGCCGAGCTCGAACTGTTGGACGGCGGCCAGGAGGCGGTGGCGTAGCGCAGCCTCGTCCGGGTCGTGGTACTGTGCGGGCGCTCGGCGGCGGCACTGGGAGCGGAGGAGGTCGAGGTGGCCGGCCGCGTCGTGCGAGAGGCGGATGGAGGCGGCGGGGATGACGTCGAGGACGACGGCGAGCTCGGCGTCGAGGTCGCGGAAGGAGGCGGCGAGGTGGGCGCCCCGGAGCAGCGCCCACGCGCGGCCGGCGGAGGCGACGTAGGAGACGAGCAGGTCGGCGCGGAAGAGCACGACGTAGAGCTCGCGGAAGCAGAGGTTGGCGGCGTCGGAGAAGCGGTCCGGCGCGTCGAGGAGGAGCGAGTCGAGGAGTGCGCTGAGCAGCGCGAGGCGGCGCGCGAGCGCGGCGAAGTTCCGCGGCTGCGACGGCGGGCGCGGCGCGGCGAGCAGCCCGGCGGCGAGCGAGGCGAGCGCGCGGAGCAGCGAGGCGCCGGCGAGGGCGGTGGGCGCGAAGAAGGCGCCGGCCAGCGGCAGCCTCCTCCGCCTCGGCGTGGGGCGCCGGAGCAGGAACTCCACCGGCGAGGAGGCCGACGCCGGCGAGTCCATGGCCGCCCTCGATTCCCTCCCCTCCGGCAGAGAGAGAAGAAAAGGGAAGCAAATCGGTCCACCCCCACTTTTTCTTGGATCCTTGCGTTTGACGAGCGATTAGGTGGACGTTAGGTTAggtggagggagggagggaggcggctCGACGAGAGGTGGAAATGGTCGCGAGCTCTATCGGATCGGAGAGAGAGAGACTCTCTGGCTCGCGTCGCGTTGGCGTTGGCGTTGCCCAGACCAGAGGAGCGAGAGGCGGGAGTAATCGGTGGCGtgcaagtcggaggaggagaaggcGATGGAGGGGACGGCCGACCACGGTTGGGTCTTTCTACTTCTCGGCCTGCCCGCCTCGTGCCGCTGGCATGTCAACCCTCTGCGCTTCGCCCTTCATTTGTCTCTTTTTCCGGCAATGCTTGGTGTACGCGTACCGCCCAGTACAGCTGTCGCAGTTTCGTTGACAGGTTGGGCCCACGTTGATGCGGGCGTTCGGGAGGTGCATTGGTTGCCGACCCTTTATTAATTCATTCGTCACAACGTTTCACAAAGACGAAAGAAAATTTCCCGTCAAAAAAAAAGACGAAAGAAAATTTGATGGTCAGGCCCTAATATTACGAAAACACTAACGCCAACACGTGTGGACGTTAGCCAACTCGCCCACACGCCTCGATCACCATCCAGTACCttttgcacgaatcttggcacGAGAGGGCTGattttgtgtgccacgtaggacaactCGCGTGTGTGGCATGTGAGGGAGTTCGCCCGCACGCTGTTTTCCTTCCGATGTCAGCGTTTGCGACTGGGGCGTGCGGTGGAACTGCCGTCGTGCCCGCACGTCCCGCACGACTTCTGTTCCCCATCTCCCACGACTGCCCAGTTGCCATGTTTTTTGCAGGTTACATGACAACTGCCCTGTTCATGATTGTAAGtagatggcaactctcttttaccctgaacatgttattgttgccacgtctgttttgtagcgctacatggcaactgtctagcattagtaggtggcaactcctaaagataCCACGGTAGTCCACATGCTCGTCTACTCTCCCACACACCAAAAGCTatcagttgccatgtgtgttttgcagggtacatggcaactgccctagtgtgcttgtaagcagatggcaactctctctttacccggacatgtttttttgtcatgtttcgtagtgctacatggcaactgtctaGTGTAGTAGGTGGCAACTTCTGaagttttcaaatcatggcaactgtagtagaccagaccatacatggcaacagctGCAGTTGCCCAAAAATGGCATCCGGCACTTGACCTGAGATGACAACTGTAGTTGAGcaatcatggcaactgtagttgtccgacatggcaactgtaattcagcgacatggcaactgcagttcagcgacatggcaactggaGTTACACGTACATGGAGGAGGGTTCGGACCATGGCAATCGCGGCGGGACGTGTGGTTACTGCCACGCGGGGCGTGTAGCTCGCAGGCGGGGAGGGGCGACGGGCGAGACGGGTCGTGCGGGCCGCGTGGTCGCTCGCCCGGACGTGCTCATGCGGGCGATCGCGCCGCACCCCGAACGTGCGGGCTGTAGCGGGGTGCGCCCGGACGTGCTCGGGCGGGCGGGCCTGTGTCGATGCCACACGGGGCGTGCGGCAGATACCCCCTagatgccacacgtgtggcagttatcgacGTCCTAATATTAACGGCGCATGCTCTGGATTCTGAGCATCATAGTTTGAGCTCCTAAATTCATGGACAATATTATATTACATTAAATAAAGATAttatgatgaggacatcaataccattgttacacccacaatccctattgttacatataatggaccaattactagagctcgcgcacgccaattaaattatcaggtactttcgttttttggtaatgattctaatgttcatgagaatatgatgctgcctaaattggatacttttgttttgcttacaaatgaagggcctagcttggagaaggatgaacattggagtaagaacaagcatggagttgatggcatgcacaaggggaacaagaacggagttacaagtgatgatttcaagactttgaagccaccataaggagtgaatgaagccttagacgaaatatacaagatgccacttcataaatttcgtccagaggctattctagatgctgcgtcaccttattattgggccaggcccatgtaatttcgaaatacataagtataggctgtttttagagtccgtatgtgtggggaaacaagagatagggttggtttcggaccccttccccaagggccacgaaatccccccccccctcttcctccatatatacaacccttagggcaccgtttagactttgggttttgtttagattaaaagttcgccatagctgcaacttcgcgtacttcgtttgtgttcaacgaccagacaaaggagTCACAGAACCCCatcttcattaataaagctttcctcttttattcgcaatatccagattgcaatatcagtttcttgcttgttcttcgtttgcttgcaggaaatagaccctcgtggtcaggttgatcgtgctccggcgtggtcaataacccctcggaagttggtttagcgattgctaagg
The sequence above is a segment of the Aegilops tauschii subsp. strangulata cultivar AL8/78 chromosome 6, Aet v6.0, whole genome shotgun sequence genome. Coding sequences within it:
- the LOC109783865 gene encoding U-box domain-containing protein 4, which encodes MDSPASASSPVEFLLRRPTPRRRRLPLAGAFFAPTALAGASLLRALASLAAGLLAAPRPPSQPRNFAALARRLALLSALLDSLLLDAPDRFSDAANLCFRELYVVLFRADLLVSYVASAGRAWALLRGAHLAASFRDLDAELAVVLDVIPAASIRLSHDAAGHLDLLRSQCRRRAPAQYHDPDEAALRHRLLAAVQQFELGQPPPLKSLLSDVGISDAASCQAEIDYLEEQILSQEEDTDLLLVGGVLALLRYSLFSQFDPGNAKAAQYWPSAGNLQRLPSWGGGGCDDTSFSVPKEFSCPISLDLMRDPVVASTGQTYDRPSIIQWIGEGHSTCPNSGQALADNRLVPNRALRSLISQWCGMYCFQYDSPESNEGMAECVATACSSKAAIEANKATARILVRMLVESSDSSKAVAAKEIRLLAKAGKQNRAFIAELGAIPLLCRLLLSSDQIAQENAVTALLNLSIYEPNKTRIMEQEGCLWLIVSVLQNGWTTEARENAAATLFSLSVVHDYKKMIMNEPGALEKLACMLKKGTPRGRKDAVMALFNLSTHAESSARMLESSAVVALIESLRNDTVSEEAAGALALLMKQPSVVHLVGSSETVISSLVGLMRRGTPKGKENAVSALYEICRRGGSTLVRRVAKIPGLNTVIQNIMLTGTKRAKKKASLIVKMCQRSQMPSAMSLGTSLRVVDHSLVGNSSLRRAASFGSGELSNPVSISVHVP